In a genomic window of Lacrimispora sp. BS-2:
- a CDS encoding DUF1576 domain-containing protein, with protein sequence MTGQLSLKVRNCGPLSRRTKFQILALVPIYFIVAGFFLQPFDGIWRGIITIVREPDFLITDYFAIGGVGAAFVNAGLLTLLSIAIVYFLGMEMSGHTITSCFLMFGFSLFGKNIMNIWAIMMGICLYSYYHKTSITRYIYVGFYGTSLSPIITQIMQIGNLHLVPRLILSIFVGLSIGFVLPPLSTHTHYAHKGYSLYNVGFSAGIIATVIVSLFKSFGISIEKRLIWYEGDNRLFAGLLLFLFFGMIIFAFMLSKNVGKRYLNILKTYGISGTDYVKSEGFAPTLLNMGINGIAATLILVVLGGALNGPTIGGIFTIVGFSATGKHLRNICPIMMGVILGGVIQNWSITDPSALLALLLSTTLAPIAGEFGVIAGVIAGFLHSAAALNVGIVYGGMNLYNNGFAGGLIATFLVPVFQSIRDRSARAKVHDSL encoded by the coding sequence ATGACAGGACAACTTTCACTTAAAGTGAGAAATTGCGGACCGCTGTCCAGGCGGACGAAATTCCAAATTCTTGCCCTGGTGCCGATTTATTTTATTGTTGCAGGCTTCTTTCTGCAGCCGTTTGATGGAATTTGGAGGGGTATCATTACAATTGTCAGGGAGCCAGATTTCCTGATTACAGATTATTTTGCTATTGGCGGCGTAGGAGCAGCCTTTGTAAACGCGGGTTTATTAACCTTATTAAGTATTGCAATTGTGTATTTTCTTGGTATGGAGATGAGCGGCCATACTATAACTTCATGCTTTCTTATGTTTGGTTTTTCCTTGTTCGGGAAAAATATTATGAACATATGGGCTATCATGATGGGCATCTGCCTGTATTCTTATTATCACAAAACTTCCATTACACGTTATATTTATGTTGGCTTTTACGGGACTTCTTTGTCCCCGATCATCACACAGATCATGCAGATCGGTAATCTGCATCTGGTTCCCAGGCTCATCCTGAGCATTTTTGTTGGATTGAGCATTGGATTTGTGCTTCCGCCCTTATCCACTCATACCCACTATGCCCACAAGGGATATTCTCTTTATAATGTGGGGTTTTCCGCAGGTATTATTGCCACGGTCATAGTCTCCCTGTTTAAATCCTTTGGGATTTCCATAGAGAAAAGGCTTATCTGGTATGAGGGCGATAATAGGCTTTTTGCAGGCTTGCTTTTGTTCTTATTCTTTGGTATGATAATTTTTGCATTTATGCTGTCAAAGAATGTTGGGAAGCGTTATCTGAACATACTGAAAACCTACGGCATCAGCGGAACCGATTACGTAAAAAGTGAGGGATTTGCGCCTACTCTGCTTAATATGGGGATTAACGGTATTGCAGCAACGCTGATTCTTGTTGTGTTGGGAGGAGCTTTAAACGGACCTACCATTGGAGGGATATTCACCATTGTAGGCTTCAGCGCAACAGGAAAGCATCTTCGAAACATTTGTCCCATCATGATGGGGGTTATTCTCGGAGGGGTTATTCAGAACTGGAGCATCACCGATCCAAGTGCCCTTCTGGCCCTTTTATTGTCCACGACCCTTGCGCCGATTGCCGGTGAGTTCGGCGTTATAGCAGGTGTGATAGCAGGATTTCTTCATTCTGCGGCTGCCCTTAATGTAGGCATTGTTTACGGCGGAATGAATCTTTATAACAATGGCTTTGCAGGAGGCCTTATCGCCACCTTCCTGGTACCGGTCTTTCAGTCTATCAGGGACAGAAGCGCCCGGGCCAAGGTCCATGATTCCTTATAG
- a CDS encoding cation-translocating P-type ATPase: protein MKDWYQKTEKEVLEELRTSKEGLSEEEAAGLLASKGENILEEGKKKSTLQVFAEQFRDLLVVILIAAAVISMLSGNVESTIVIVAVIVLNAVLGTVQHEKAQKSLASLKSLSSPTAKVIRSGQKIEIASRGVVPGDILLLEAGDMVVADGRILNNYSLQVNESSLTGESTNVDKEEGTLEIEAPLADRTNMVYSGSLVTYGRAVVAVTGTGMDTEIGKIASLMNATKEKKTPLQVSLDQFSSRLAMVIMVICALVFLLSIYRKMPLLDSLMFAVALAVAAIPEALSSIVTIVQAMGTQRMARENAIIKELKAVESLGCVSVICSDKTGTLTQNKMTVQEIYVDGKVCKPNELDLRNQLHRYLLYDAVLTNDSAIVEGKGIGDPTEYALLEMAGKVSLSHDLIREMMHRLEELPFDSDRKLMSTKYHLHGVPTILTKGAVDVLLYRTTHIRTAEGVRELSEKDREEILEQNMRFSENGLRVLAFAYKEVEEDHVLSLNSENGFIFIGLISMVDPPREESKEAVADAKRAGIRPVMITGDHKITATAIAKQIGIFENGDMAVTGAELDAMTDEELDTNIAKTSVYARVSPENKIRIVDAWQRRGNVVSMTGDGVNDAPALKKADIGVAMGITGTEVSKDVASMILADDNFATIIKAVANGRNVYRNIKNAIQFLLSGNMAGIISVLYTSIMALPIPFAPVHLLFINLLTDSLPAIAIGMEPAEHGLLNRKPRDPKEGILSREFMIKILSQGALIAICTMTAFHIGLNQGSAATASTMAFCTLTLSRLFHGFNCRSRHSIFRLGFASNWYSLGAFLAGVFLLSLVMFVPFLAKLFSVTPLSAGQTGIVYGLAVIPTAIIQLVKVIKENRK from the coding sequence TTGAAAGACTGGTATCAGAAAACAGAAAAAGAAGTATTAGAAGAGCTTCGTACATCAAAGGAAGGGCTAAGCGAAGAGGAAGCTGCCGGACTTCTTGCCAGCAAAGGAGAAAATATCCTGGAAGAAGGAAAGAAAAAAAGCACCCTTCAGGTATTTGCTGAGCAGTTCCGCGATCTGCTGGTGGTCATTCTGATTGCAGCGGCTGTCATTTCCATGCTTTCAGGAAATGTGGAAAGCACCATCGTCATAGTGGCGGTCATTGTGTTAAATGCGGTTCTTGGAACAGTGCAGCATGAAAAAGCCCAAAAATCCCTGGCCAGCTTAAAATCCTTATCATCACCAACGGCCAAGGTAATCCGGTCCGGACAAAAAATTGAGATCGCTTCAAGAGGCGTGGTTCCTGGAGATATCCTGCTTCTGGAAGCCGGAGATATGGTAGTGGCTGATGGAAGAATTCTTAATAATTATTCCCTTCAGGTAAACGAAAGCTCTCTGACCGGCGAATCCACCAATGTGGATAAGGAAGAGGGAACTCTTGAAATAGAAGCACCCCTGGCAGACCGGACTAATATGGTTTATTCCGGAAGCCTGGTTACTTACGGCAGGGCGGTAGTGGCTGTCACCGGAACAGGAATGGATACGGAGATCGGAAAGATCGCCAGCTTAATGAATGCTACAAAGGAGAAGAAAACTCCTTTGCAGGTCAGCTTAGACCAGTTCTCCAGCCGCCTTGCCATGGTCATCATGGTGATCTGCGCCCTGGTGTTCCTGTTAAGCATTTACCGTAAAATGCCGCTTTTAGATTCCCTGATGTTTGCGGTGGCTCTTGCCGTCGCTGCCATACCAGAGGCCTTAAGTTCCATCGTAACCATTGTTCAGGCAATGGGAACCCAGCGGATGGCCAGGGAAAACGCTATCATTAAAGAATTAAAAGCGGTAGAAAGCCTGGGCTGTGTTTCCGTTATCTGTTCCGATAAGACCGGAACCCTGACCCAGAATAAGATGACTGTACAGGAAATCTATGTGGACGGCAAAGTCTGTAAGCCGAATGAATTAGATCTTCGCAACCAGCTCCACCGGTACCTTCTTTATGATGCGGTGCTGACCAATGATTCTGCCATTGTGGAGGGAAAGGGGATCGGAGATCCTACGGAGTATGCCCTTCTTGAAATGGCGGGAAAAGTCAGCTTAAGCCATGATCTCATCAGAGAAATGATGCACCGTTTGGAAGAGCTTCCCTTTGATTCCGACCGGAAGCTGATGAGCACCAAATACCATCTCCATGGAGTTCCTACCATACTGACAAAGGGAGCGGTGGATGTATTGCTGTACCGGACCACCCATATCCGTACCGCTGAAGGAGTCAGGGAACTGTCAGAAAAGGACAGGGAGGAGATCCTTGAGCAGAATATGAGATTTTCAGAAAATGGGCTTCGGGTGCTTGCCTTTGCTTATAAGGAAGTGGAAGAGGATCATGTGCTTTCTTTAAATTCTGAAAACGGTTTTATCTTTATTGGGCTTATTTCCATGGTGGATCCGCCGAGAGAGGAATCGAAAGAAGCGGTAGCCGATGCCAAACGGGCAGGGATCCGTCCGGTAATGATCACCGGTGATCATAAGATCACGGCGACTGCCATAGCAAAGCAGATCGGTATTTTTGAAAACGGAGATATGGCTGTGACCGGTGCAGAATTAGACGCCATGACCGATGAAGAGCTGGACACAAATATTGCAAAGACCTCCGTATATGCCAGAGTATCACCGGAAAATAAGATCCGGATTGTAGATGCATGGCAGCGGCGGGGAAATGTTGTCTCTATGACAGGAGACGGAGTCAATGATGCGCCTGCCTTAAAGAAGGCTGACATCGGAGTGGCTATGGGAATCACCGGTACAGAGGTTTCCAAGGATGTCGCATCCATGATTCTGGCCGATGATAATTTTGCGACCATCATTAAGGCAGTTGCCAATGGCCGTAACGTGTACCGGAACATAAAAAACGCCATTCAGTTTTTGCTTTCCGGCAACATGGCAGGAATCATTTCCGTCCTTTATACATCCATCATGGCCCTTCCTATTCCCTTTGCTCCGGTTCATCTGCTGTTCATTAACCTGCTTACAGACTCCCTTCCGGCAATCGCCATTGGTATGGAGCCTGCGGAGCATGGCCTTCTTAACAGGAAGCCAAGAGATCCCAAAGAGGGAATCCTGTCCAGGGAATTTATGATTAAGATCCTGTCCCAGGGCGCATTGATTGCCATATGTACCATGACAGCTTTCCATATTGGTTTAAACCAGGGCAGTGCAGCTACAGCCAGCACCATGGCATTTTGTACCCTGACTCTTTCCCGGTTGTTCCATGGTTTTAACTGCAGAAGCCGCCATTCTATTTTCCGGCTGGGCTTTGCAAGCAACTGGTACAGCCTGGGAGCATTCCTGGCAGGCGTTTTCCTGCTAAGCCTTGTCATGTTTGTACCGTTCCTTGCAAAACTGTTTTCCGTTACGCCGCTTTCGGCCGGTCAGACCGGTATCGTATATGGCCTTGCGGTCATTCCTACGGCAATCATACAGCTTGTAAAAGTTATAAAAGAAAACAGGAAATAA
- a CDS encoding polyribonucleotide nucleotidyltransferase, whose amino-acid sequence MYKSFSMELAGRTLTVDVGRVAKQASGAVLMHYGDTVVLATATASDKPRDGIDFFPLSVEYEEKLYAVGKIPGGFNKREGKASENAILTSRVIDRPMRPLFPKDYRNDVTLDNIVMSVDQDCSPELTAMLGSAISTCISDIPFNGPCASTQVGLVDGELVINPTQSQKQVSDMALTVASTREKVIMIEAGANEVPEDKMIEAIFKAHEVNQEIIKFIDTIVAECGKPKHQYTSCAVPEELFAAIREIVTPEEMEVAVFTDEKQIREENIRKITAKLEEAFAEKEEWLSVLGEAIYQYQKKTVRKMILKDHKRPDGRAMDQIRHLAAEIDMLPRVHGSAMFTRGQTQILNICTLAPLSESQRLDGIDDMETSKRYMHHYNFPSFSVGETRPSRGPGRREIGHGALAERALIPVLPSEEEFPYAIRTVSETMESNGSTSQASICSSSMSLMAAGVPIKSAVAGISCGLVTGDSDDDYIVLTDIQGLEDFFGDMDFKVGGTHKGITAIQMDIKIHGLTRPIIEEAIRTTREARLYILDEVMAKAIAEPRKEVGKYAPKIDQISIDPQKIGDVVGKQGKVINKIIEETGVKIDINDDGNVSVCGTDQAMIDRAIQIIKSIVTEIQAGQIFTGKVVRIMNFGAFVELAPNKDGMVHISKLSDKRVAKVEDVVNIGDEVTVKVMEVDKMGRINLSMKPGDLAAKAEDKKEEKEAE is encoded by the coding sequence ATGTACAAGAGTTTTAGTATGGAACTGGCCGGCAGAACATTAACCGTTGATGTCGGCAGAGTAGCAAAGCAGGCAAGCGGCGCGGTACTTATGCACTATGGCGATACCGTAGTATTAGCAACCGCAACTGCGTCTGACAAACCAAGAGACGGAATTGATTTCTTCCCGCTGAGCGTAGAATACGAAGAAAAATTATACGCCGTAGGAAAGATCCCAGGCGGCTTCAACAAAAGAGAGGGAAAAGCGTCTGAGAATGCAATTTTGACCTCCCGTGTCATTGACCGTCCAATGAGACCTCTGTTTCCAAAAGATTACCGTAACGATGTGACTTTAGATAACATCGTTATGTCTGTAGACCAGGATTGCAGTCCGGAGCTGACAGCGATGTTAGGCTCAGCCATTTCAACCTGCATTTCCGATATTCCTTTTAACGGACCCTGTGCTTCCACCCAGGTGGGACTTGTAGACGGAGAACTCGTCATCAACCCGACCCAGTCCCAGAAGCAGGTTTCCGACATGGCGCTTACGGTTGCATCTACAAGAGAGAAAGTCATCATGATCGAGGCCGGAGCCAATGAGGTACCGGAAGATAAGATGATCGAGGCCATTTTCAAGGCTCATGAAGTAAACCAGGAAATCATCAAATTCATTGACACCATCGTAGCAGAGTGCGGAAAGCCGAAGCACCAGTACACCAGCTGCGCAGTGCCGGAAGAGTTATTTGCTGCCATCAGGGAAATCGTTACTCCTGAGGAGATGGAAGTTGCCGTATTTACCGATGAAAAGCAGATAAGAGAAGAAAACATCCGTAAGATCACCGCAAAACTGGAAGAAGCCTTTGCAGAAAAGGAAGAATGGCTGTCAGTGCTTGGAGAAGCCATTTACCAGTACCAGAAAAAGACCGTCCGCAAGATGATCTTAAAAGACCATAAGCGTCCTGACGGCCGTGCCATGGATCAGATCCGTCATCTGGCAGCGGAAATCGATATGCTTCCAAGAGTTCATGGTTCCGCCATGTTCACCCGCGGCCAGACTCAGATTTTAAATATTTGTACCTTGGCCCCATTATCAGAAAGCCAGAGATTAGACGGCATTGATGATATGGAAACCTCCAAGAGATATATGCACCACTACAATTTCCCATCCTTCTCCGTAGGAGAGACAAGGCCTTCCAGAGGACCTGGACGCCGGGAGATCGGCCATGGCGCCCTGGCAGAGAGAGCACTCATTCCGGTTCTTCCGTCTGAGGAAGAATTCCCCTATGCGATCCGTACCGTTTCCGAGACCATGGAATCCAATGGATCTACCTCCCAGGCAAGCATCTGTTCCTCCTCCATGTCCTTAATGGCTGCCGGTGTTCCTATTAAATCGGCTGTTGCAGGTATTTCCTGCGGACTTGTTACAGGAGATTCCGATGACGATTATATCGTCTTAACCGATATTCAGGGTCTGGAAGATTTCTTCGGTGATATGGACTTTAAGGTAGGCGGCACCCACAAGGGTATCACTGCGATCCAGATGGATATTAAGATCCACGGCCTTACAAGACCGATCATTGAGGAAGCCATCCGCACCACCAGAGAGGCAAGGCTTTACATTCTTGATGAGGTTATGGCAAAAGCCATTGCAGAGCCGCGTAAGGAAGTAGGTAAGTATGCTCCGAAGATCGACCAGATTTCCATTGATCCTCAAAAGATCGGCGATGTGGTCGGAAAGCAGGGGAAGGTGATCAATAAGATCATTGAAGAAACCGGCGTGAAGATCGATATTAACGATGACGGAAATGTATCCGTATGCGGAACCGATCAGGCCATGATCGACCGTGCGATCCAGATCATTAAGAGCATTGTTACGGAAATCCAGGCAGGACAGATTTTCACAGGCAAGGTTGTCAGAATCATGAACTTTGGTGCTTTCGTTGAACTGGCTCCCAACAAGGATGGTATGGTTCACATTTCCAAGCTGTCTGATAAGAGGGTGGCAAAGGTTGAAGATGTTGTCAACATCGGTGACGAAGTGACCGTTAAGGTAATGGAAGTCGACAAGATGGGCAGAATCAACTTAAGCATGAAGCCGGGAGATCTGGCTGCAAAGGCAGAAGATAAAAAAGAGGAAAAAGAAGCAGAATAA
- the rpsO gene encoding 30S ribosomal protein S15: MISKEKKAAIIAEYGRKAGDTGSPEVQIAILTERITELTDHLQKNPKDHHSRRGLLMMVGQRRGLLDYLKKTDLEGYRSLIEKLGIRK, translated from the coding sequence ATGATTTCAAAGGAAAAGAAAGCAGCTATCATCGCTGAATATGGCAGAAAAGCTGGAGACACAGGTTCACCAGAAGTACAGATCGCAATTCTGACAGAAAGAATCACAGAATTAACTGATCATCTTCAGAAGAACCCAAAAGATCATCATTCCAGAAGAGGACTTCTGATGATGGTTGGACAGAGAAGAGGTCTTCTTGATTACTTAAAGAAGACAGACCTGGAAGGCTATCGTTCATTGATCGAGAAGTTAGGAATCAGAAAATAA
- a CDS encoding amidohydrolase: protein MKTIIINVTVVTMNEQRKIHHPGFVMFQNDIITAVGDMKDLPEEAGIPDALTVDGKNGILMPGMVNLHTHMGMIPFRGLGDDCKDRLRVFLLPMEQKAMDEELVYLSSRYAAGEMLLGGVTTALDMYYFEEEAAKAMDEMGMRGIAGQTVMEEGACDFDDPYKALAYGEELIKKYQSHPRISACIAPHGTSTCGEKLLLEAYRLDWSFKVPFTLHTAEMDYEMDYFRKEYAMSPVQYLDSIGVLGKETLAAHCIHMKEEDLLLLKERGARVAHCIGSNAKAAKGVAPVSAMLHLGIPVGLGTDGPASGNTLDIFTQMKLCADFHKNETRDRSAFPAETIVSMATDLGVKALGLYDITGSLEPGKQADLVLVETCSANMFPVYNPYSALVYSANSSNVETVYVAGECVVKEKKLVKADMAEIRKMLLKKMKITDFGIYMEKMGNIY from the coding sequence GTGAAAACGATAATTATAAATGTAACTGTAGTAACAATGAATGAACAGCGGAAAATCCACCATCCCGGTTTTGTGATGTTTCAAAATGATATCATCACAGCGGTAGGAGATATGAAAGATTTACCGGAAGAGGCCGGAATTCCGGATGCATTAACGGTAGACGGAAAAAACGGCATCCTGATGCCGGGAATGGTGAATCTCCATACCCATATGGGAATGATTCCCTTCCGCGGGCTTGGGGATGACTGCAAGGACCGGCTCCGGGTATTTTTGCTTCCAATGGAACAGAAGGCTATGGATGAGGAGCTTGTTTACTTATCTTCCCGCTATGCAGCAGGAGAGATGCTCCTTGGCGGTGTGACCACGGCTCTTGATATGTATTACTTTGAGGAAGAAGCTGCAAAGGCCATGGATGAGATGGGAATGAGGGGGATTGCAGGGCAGACAGTGATGGAAGAAGGGGCCTGCGATTTTGATGATCCCTATAAGGCATTGGCCTATGGAGAAGAATTGATAAAAAAATATCAGTCCCATCCCAGAATATCAGCCTGCATTGCCCCTCATGGAACCAGCACCTGTGGGGAAAAGCTGCTTTTGGAAGCTTACCGCCTGGATTGGTCCTTCAAGGTTCCTTTTACTCTCCATACGGCGGAGATGGATTATGAAATGGATTATTTCCGGAAGGAATACGCCATGTCTCCGGTTCAGTATTTAGACAGCATTGGGGTATTGGGAAAAGAAACCCTGGCAGCCCACTGCATCCATATGAAGGAAGAGGATCTTCTGCTTTTAAAGGAACGGGGAGCAAGGGTGGCTCACTGCATTGGCTCCAATGCAAAGGCGGCAAAGGGAGTGGCACCGGTAAGCGCCATGCTTCACCTGGGAATTCCCGTAGGCCTTGGAACGGATGGCCCTGCCAGCGGAAACACCCTGGATATTTTTACACAAATGAAGCTCTGCGCCGATTTTCATAAAAATGAGACCAGAGACCGGAGTGCATTTCCGGCGGAAACCATTGTGTCAATGGCTACGGATCTGGGAGTAAAGGCCCTGGGGCTATATGATATTACAGGCTCCTTAGAACCGGGAAAGCAGGCGGATCTGGTTTTAGTTGAAACCTGTTCCGCCAACATGTTTCCTGTTTACAATCCCTATTCTGCCCTTGTTTACAGCGCCAATTCTTCCAATGTGGAGACAGTATACGTGGCCGGGGAATGTGTGGTAAAGGAGAAGAAACTTGTAAAGGCAGATATGGCAGAAATCAGGAAAATGCTATTAAAAAAGATGAAAATAACGGATTTTGGAATTTATATGGAAAAAATGGGAAATATTTATTGA
- a CDS encoding ABC-F family ATP-binding cassette domain-containing protein — protein MLYQIKDGTVTAGGSMILSHIDFEIHGKEKIAVVGNNGAGKTTLLRLIAGEVDLDRDDKREGPGITSSRKLTVGYLKQQAFEDKDRTVEEELLSSCPFGDSFTTERFEYEREYDTLFTGFGFTKEDKKKRISQFSGGEQTKIALIHHLLLKPDILLLDEPTNHLDIQAAEWLEQYMKQYEKSVVMVSHDRFFLDQTASVVYELSGRKLTRYPGNYTHYREEKRKAVRIQTKAYERQQEEIKRLNDLVERFKNKPRKAAFAREKRKAIDRMGQAVKPVEEDIHMFTGPLEPAFLGSKWVFEAEHLKIGYDHPLMELTMRIRRGQKIGILGPNGAGKSTFLKTVAGLIPPVTGEYSLGNQITMGYFDQHSSEIDSHKSVARHFHDLFPSLTEKEVRSILGAYLFGGKEAEKRVGLLSGGEKARLVLAELLQSRPNFLILDEPTNHMDIRAKETLESAFRAYTGTILFVSHDRYFLSRVAESVLIFENQSAFYYPFGYEHYLERSKRAENGEGLAAQIRAEEQALIAGIRAVPKAEKHRLREIPVEEAYLDWKLGLVLERLLPARDKVMELTAAMEEMKERWLESEDFWTEGEWEESGRYEELKKERQKAWEEWHELCLEWFDTAYEEER, from the coding sequence ATGTTGTATCAGATAAAGGATGGGACAGTCACTGCCGGAGGCAGCATGATCCTGTCACATATTGATTTTGAAATACACGGCAAGGAAAAGATTGCTGTGGTAGGAAACAACGGAGCCGGAAAAACCACACTTTTAAGGCTGATAGCCGGAGAAGTGGATCTGGACCGGGATGATAAGCGGGAAGGCCCTGGAATCACCAGTTCCAGAAAACTGACCGTAGGATACTTAAAACAGCAGGCATTTGAGGATAAGGACAGGACAGTGGAGGAAGAACTGCTGTCCTCTTGTCCGTTTGGGGATTCCTTTACTACAGAGCGGTTTGAGTATGAACGGGAATATGATACGCTGTTTACCGGATTTGGATTTACAAAGGAAGATAAGAAGAAAAGGATTTCCCAGTTTTCCGGCGGAGAGCAGACAAAGATCGCCCTTATCCATCACCTGCTGTTAAAACCGGATATCCTGCTTTTAGACGAGCCTACCAATCATCTGGATATTCAGGCAGCGGAATGGCTGGAGCAGTATATGAAGCAGTATGAAAAATCAGTGGTAATGGTATCCCATGACCGCTTTTTTCTGGACCAGACGGCATCCGTGGTATATGAGCTGTCGGGCAGGAAGCTTACCCGGTACCCGGGAAACTACACCCATTACCGGGAAGAAAAAAGGAAGGCGGTCAGGATACAGACAAAAGCCTATGAACGGCAGCAGGAAGAGATCAAACGCTTAAATGATCTGGTGGAACGGTTTAAGAATAAACCCCGCAAGGCCGCATTTGCCAGGGAAAAAAGAAAGGCAATCGATCGGATGGGCCAGGCAGTGAAGCCGGTGGAAGAGGATATCCACATGTTCACAGGGCCTTTGGAACCGGCTTTCTTAGGCAGTAAATGGGTTTTTGAAGCGGAACATTTGAAGATCGGTTATGATCATCCCCTTATGGAGCTGACCATGAGGATCCGCAGGGGGCAGAAGATCGGAATCCTTGGCCCAAACGGAGCAGGAAAAAGCACCTTTTTGAAAACAGTGGCAGGTCTTATTCCTCCGGTCACCGGGGAGTATTCTCTGGGAAACCAGATTACCATGGGATATTTTGACCAGCATTCTTCGGAAATTGATTCCCATAAATCAGTTGCCCGGCACTTCCATGATCTGTTTCCCTCCCTGACAGAAAAAGAAGTGCGGAGCATTTTGGGGGCATACCTGTTTGGTGGCAAAGAGGCTGAAAAACGGGTTGGCCTCCTGTCAGGAGGAGAAAAGGCAAGGCTTGTCCTGGCAGAGCTTTTGCAGAGCAGGCCCAATTTTCTGATTCTGGATGAACCTACTAACCACATGGATATCAGGGCAAAGGAAACCCTGGAATCTGCATTCCGGGCTTATACGGGCACCATTTTATTTGTATCCCATGACCGTTATTTTTTAAGCCGGGTAGCAGAATCAGTTCTCATCTTTGAGAACCAGTCCGCCTTCTACTATCCATTCGGTTATGAGCATTATCTGGAGCGGAGCAAAAGGGCAGAAAATGGAGAAGGGCTTGCGGCTCAGATAAGGGCGGAGGAGCAGGCTCTGATCGCCGGAATACGGGCAGTCCCCAAGGCAGAAAAACACAGGCTGAGAGAAATACCGGTGGAGGAAGCCTATTTGGATTGGAAGCTTGGACTGGTTCTGGAACGGCTTTTGCCGGCAAGGGATAAGGTAATGGAACTGACTGCTGCCATGGAGGAGATGAAGGAAAGATGGCTGGAATCGGAAGACTTCTGGACGGAAGGAGAGTGGGAAGAATCCGGCCGTTATGAGGAACTGAAAAAAGAGCGGCAAAAGGCATGGGAGGAGTGGCATGAGCTATGCCTGGAATGGTTTGATACGGCTTATGAGGAAGAGAGGTAA